The following coding sequences lie in one Porphyromonas asaccharolytica DSM 20707 genomic window:
- the hutH gene encoding histidine ammonia-lyase: MSARKSFAIGSEQLTIELCREYLENHFELTLSPEAIKRIEHCRNYLDRKVEEVDKPIYGVTTGFGSLCNRTISPDQLTKLQENIVKSHACSCGDEVAAPIIRLMLLLKAHALQIGNSGVQVETVQRIVDMLNADVLPVVYDRGSLGASGDLAPLANLFLPLIGYGEVRYKGEKLPSCEVLGKFGWEPIKLKSKEGLALLNGTQFMSSHGVYALIQAERLKLAADWCAALSLEAFAGLDAPYDDRLHQIRPHQGQIQVAAHMRELLKGSEMIAKPKPQVQDPYSFRCVPQVHGASRDAIAYVRSVVETEINSVTDNPTVFPDDDMVVSGGNFHGQPLAIVYDFLAIALAELGNISERRVAQLILGLRDLPEFLVANPGLNSGFMIPQYAAAAMVSQNKMYCHSAASDSIVSSNGQEDHVSMGANAATKLMPLIANLYRLFGIELLNAAQAIEFRRPMKTSERLEGFLASFRKVCPRVEDDVVMYEQMNKAEELIKTFPFE; this comes from the coding sequence ATGTCAGCACGTAAATCATTCGCCATCGGTAGCGAGCAGCTCACCATCGAGCTATGCCGAGAGTATCTAGAGAACCACTTCGAGCTAACCCTCTCACCAGAGGCTATCAAGCGTATCGAGCACTGTCGCAACTACCTAGACCGCAAGGTCGAGGAGGTCGACAAGCCTATCTACGGTGTCACCACGGGCTTCGGTTCACTCTGTAACCGCACGATCTCACCTGATCAGCTCACCAAGCTTCAGGAAAACATCGTCAAGAGCCACGCTTGTAGCTGTGGTGACGAGGTCGCAGCCCCCATTATTCGCCTTATGCTCCTCCTGAAGGCTCATGCTCTGCAGATCGGCAATAGTGGTGTACAGGTAGAAACCGTACAGCGCATCGTTGACATGCTCAATGCGGATGTCCTACCCGTCGTCTATGATCGCGGTTCGCTAGGTGCTTCAGGCGACTTAGCTCCTCTAGCCAACCTCTTCCTACCGCTCATCGGTTACGGCGAGGTACGCTACAAGGGAGAGAAGCTTCCCTCCTGCGAGGTCCTCGGCAAGTTCGGCTGGGAGCCCATCAAGCTCAAGAGCAAAGAGGGTCTGGCCCTGCTCAATGGTACTCAGTTTATGAGTTCACACGGTGTCTATGCCCTCATACAGGCAGAGCGCCTCAAGCTAGCCGCCGACTGGTGCGCAGCACTCTCACTAGAGGCATTCGCTGGACTAGACGCTCCCTACGATGATCGTCTGCACCAGATACGTCCACACCAGGGACAGATACAGGTCGCAGCCCATATGCGTGAGCTACTCAAGGGCAGCGAGATGATTGCTAAGCCCAAGCCCCAGGTACAGGATCCATATAGCTTCCGTTGTGTGCCACAGGTTCACGGAGCTTCGCGTGACGCTATCGCTTACGTGCGCAGTGTCGTCGAGACTGAGATCAACTCTGTTACGGACAATCCCACCGTCTTCCCCGATGACGATATGGTTGTATCAGGTGGTAACTTCCATGGCCAGCCTCTAGCGATCGTCTACGACTTCCTCGCTATAGCACTCGCTGAGCTAGGCAATATCTCAGAGCGTCGTGTCGCTCAGCTCATTCTCGGTCTACGCGACCTGCCTGAGTTCCTCGTTGCCAACCCTGGACTCAACAGTGGCTTCATGATCCCGCAGTATGCAGCAGCCGCTATGGTTAGCCAGAACAAGATGTACTGCCACTCAGCAGCTAGCGACAGCATCGTCTCCAGCAATGGTCAGGAGGATCACGTCTCTATGGGAGCCAACGCAGCGACGAAGCTGATGCCTCTCATCGCCAACCTCTATCGTCTCTTCGGTATCGAGCTACTCAATGCAGCTCAGGCGATCGAGTTCCGTCGTCCTATGAAGACCTCGGAGCGTCTCGAGGGCTTCCTCGCTAGCTTCCGCAAGGTATGTCCTCGTGTCGAGGATGACGTCGTCATGTACGAGCAGATGAACAAGGCTGAGGAGCTCATCAAGACCTTCCCCTTTGAGTAA